The Psychrobacter arenosus region TAAACTCAATGTCAAAATCACTTATGCAGACTCGGATCGTCTCTTACAGGACTGTGCGGTAGATAAGCAAGATATGTTGTTGTTTGCGCGCCCTATCTCAGAAAATACCCTAGCCACCATAGAAAAGACCACACGTACTGAGAAGGTAGCCCAACAAGCGGCGTCGCCAACAGCACCTCCAACAACAGACGCTAAAGACAGTAAGGTGGATATCACTCCGTTTACTTATACGTTAAAACAAGAGTATCGCTTTGAAGGGGCACTGCTGACCGAAAGCAATCCTGCGCTGAACTTACGCAACTATCTGCTTTCTAGTGTGGGACAAGATACCTTTATCCAGTTTGGTTATGACAGTATCGATGGCTATAGAAACCAAGTCGATGATTTATTTAATCCAAAAATGAAATCTTTGTCGCAGAAAGAGGATACTATCCTGCCAATCGTTGGTGAATAGATCGCAGTAAATAGATAGTGTACTAGGAACAATCTAGTCAATGAGTAAAGAATGAGGAGTAAGAAGCTCGCTAGCTTAATGCCTGGCACTGAAAACAAACACCCTAACTAAGGCGGTATCTGCATTGCTTTCTTGACGGCTTTTTTTTACAATAGCGGAGCTTAACAGGCTGGTGCATCCTGCCCCTGTTTTAGCGGTATTAATCGATAA contains the following coding sequences:
- a CDS encoding type 2 periplasmic-binding domain-containing protein encodes the protein MRRFKSILIGLILLIATSLMSLLSWMWQRNSHNINPLPIPANDIELSLPIEEVGSEQNGTAAQSATALATEQVLACADEQIQPALTEAIIKFERRYPKLNVKITYADSDRLLQDCAVDKQDMLLFARPISENTLATIEKTTRTEKVAQQAASPTAPPTTDAKDSKVDITPFTYTLKQEYRFEGALLTESNPALNLRNYLLSSVGQDTFIQFGYDSIDGYRNQVDDLFNPKMKSLSQKEDTILPIVGE